The Halomonas sp. 'Soap Lake #6' genomic sequence CGCAGTAGCCCTGGGCGGTGGGCAGGTTACGCATTACGTCCTGCAGAATCTCTTCCGGAGCTTCGAAGCCAAATGGGGCAGGGTTGCCGATATTAAGCTTTAAAATCCTTTGCCCTTCATCTTCCAGGCGCTTGGCGTGGTCGAGCACTGGGCCACGAATGTCGTAGCAAACGTTATGCAGTTTGTTTGATTTTTTAAGCGGTTGTGATTCTGTAGGCTGTGGGGTGTCCATGGGGTACGTTATCCAAAAGTGTCCAGTGGCCGTTAGAAGTAGCTGATTATTAGCTCATTATGCGTCGTTTTGTACCGGGCTGTCTTCGTCGTTTTGCACCGGAGGTGGTGGAATGTCTGACGGTGTTTCTAAGGTGACCCTACCGAGCTTGCCATCTCGCAGTTCATGTAGCAGCACTTCTGCACCGCGATGCAGGTCTACCTCACCTCCAGGACGCAGGCCGCCGCGCTTTCCAGCAATTTCTTTTAAAATGGCGTGACCATCAAAGCCAGCAATTGCCAGGAAATCTGGCTTTTTAGGGCCATCGGCATCGACTTCGTACGCTACTGGCGCTTCGTAGGTGGGCAGCGATTTTAGCTTGTAGCGCGCGCTCAACGCCTCTGGGTAGCGTTTGGCAAGCTCTGCACTGGTGACAATGGCCACATCGGTGTATTCAATCGCGGTATCACGAATTGCCCCACTAGCAGCTAAGCGATAGGCACTGGCTTGGTCTTCAATTTTTGGCCACAGTACCCCTGGAGTGTCGATCAGTGCCACGCGGCCATCTATACGTACTTTTTGCTGGCGCTTGGTTACCGCTGGTTCATTGCCGGTTTTGGCGATTTTGCGGCCAGCAAGGCCGTTGATCAGCGTCGATTTTCCCACGTTGGGAATGCCCATTACCATGACACGCACGTCTCGGTCAGCGCGCACCGCGCCCGCTAGCTCATGGCAGAGTTTGGGAATTTTCTTGAGCTCACGGGTATTTGTAGTCGTAATCGCCAGCGCACGGGTGTCATCCTGAGCATCGAAAAAGGCCACCCACTCGGCAGTGCGCTCGGGGTCGGCCAGGTCTGCCCTGGAAAGAATCTTCAATACTGGCTTGTGGCGGGTTAGCTCGGCCAGCATTGGATTGGCGCTGGAGTAGGGCAGACGCGCATCAAGCACTTCGATCACAACATCAATTTCGGGCAGCGCGTCCTTGATCTGGCGGCGGGCCTTGTTCATATGTCCGGGGAACCAGCCGAGCATGGGTTTCTCCTACAATCGCAAAGAGTACGAGTACAAAAAGAGTACGAGCACAAAGAAAACAAGCATAAAAAAGCGGGCTGCCATTCTAGCAGATGGCGCCCGCCTTGCCGGGATAGATCAAGGTTTTTGCTATTCGTCGGGGTGAAATTCCAACGAAACAGAGTTAATGCAGTAACGTAAACCGGTAGTCTCTGGCGGCCCATCGGGGAATACGTGACCAAGGTGGGCATCACAGTGAGAGCACACGACCTCCGTACGAATCATGCCGTTGGAAATATCGCGGTGTTCCTCTATGCAGCGGATTCCTAGCGGGCGATCAAAGCTTGGCCAGCCGCAACCCGCGTCAAATTTGTGTTCGTTCTCAAACAGCGGTGCATGGCAGCACACGCAGTGGTAGATACCTTGGGCATCGCTAACCTGATAATCGCCGCTGAACGGCCGCTCGGTACCTTTTTCTCGGGCTACCCGGTATTGCTCAGGGGTGAGCTGCTTGCGCCACTCGTCGGGGGACTTGTCTATTTTCGCCATGGGGGTCTCCTCTCCCGCTGGTTGCCGTTAAGCAGGCTAGAGTATCACTTACCTAAGTGACAGCAGATAGCCTGCTCAGGTTTAGCATGTGCGAAAGGTGAAAAAACCGCCAGTATAACGATTACACGCTAGCAGCCCCACCATTGCTACGGGGGTCGTGGGCACTCTCAATTAACCCGTCAGGGTGGCGCACAATGCCACCTGCATGCCCCATTGTGTCGCTAAATGCCTCGGGTAGTACTTCTACATCATGGCCTGCGGTGGCAAGAGCGACGACTAGACGGTCATCGAAGCGCCCTTCTAATTTGAGGTTGGTACTGGATTCTCCCCAGGTGCGTCCTAATAGCCAGCGAGGCGCAGTTACCGCCTGCTGAAGAGGCATGCCATGTAGCGCGTAGCGAGAGAACACCGCCGCTTGGGTTTGTGGCTGACCTTCGCCCCCCATGGTTCCGTACACCATAGTGCGGCCATCGTTAAACAGCGCCAACGCCGGGTTAAGCGTATGGAATGGCTTACGTCCGGGAGCTAAGCCGCGCAAATCATCTGGATTAAGCGAAAAGCTAATACCTCGGTTTTGCCACAGCACGCCGCTTTCTGGCAGTACCACGCCACTGCCAAATTCCCAGTAAATACTTTGAATAAAGCTCACCGAGCGGCCTTCGCTATCCATGGCTCCCATCCAGATCGTATCGCCAGGGGCAGGCTCATGGGGCCATGGCAGTGCTTGTGCAGGATTGATGATGGCGGC encodes the following:
- the msrB gene encoding peptide-methionine (R)-S-oxide reductase MsrB, producing MAKIDKSPDEWRKQLTPEQYRVAREKGTERPFSGDYQVSDAQGIYHCVCCHAPLFENEHKFDAGCGWPSFDRPLGIRCIEEHRDISNGMIRTEVVCSHCDAHLGHVFPDGPPETTGLRYCINSVSLEFHPDE
- the ylqF gene encoding ribosome biogenesis GTPase YlqF, with translation MLGWFPGHMNKARRQIKDALPEIDVVIEVLDARLPYSSANPMLAELTRHKPVLKILSRADLADPERTAEWVAFFDAQDDTRALAITTTNTRELKKIPKLCHELAGAVRADRDVRVMVMGIPNVGKSTLINGLAGRKIAKTGNEPAVTKRQQKVRIDGRVALIDTPGVLWPKIEDQASAYRLAASGAIRDTAIEYTDVAIVTSAELAKRYPEALSARYKLKSLPTYEAPVAYEVDADGPKKPDFLAIAGFDGHAILKEIAGKRGGLRPGGEVDLHRGAEVLLHELRDGKLGRVTLETPSDIPPPPVQNDEDSPVQNDA